In Allocoprobacillus halotolerans, a genomic segment contains:
- the metG gene encoding methionine--tRNA ligase has translation MKDPKDYYLTTAITYTSGKPHIGNTYEIILADAIARSKRQEGYNVYFQTGTDEHGQKIELKAQEAGIAPKQFVDEKAAIVKNIWDMMDTTYDRFMRTTDEYHIKQVQKIFKKLYDQGDIYLGHYEGKYCTACESFFTESQLVDGKCPDCGGEVHDAKEEAYFFKLSKYADRLIQHIEEHPEFIQPVSRKNEMMNNFLKPGLQDLCVSRTTFKWSIPVDFDPKHVVYVWIDALTNYITGLGYDVDGNHGELYKKYWPADLHLIGKDIVRFHTIYWPIMLMALDIPLPKQVFGHPWLLQGESKMSKSKGNVIYADDLVRIFGVDAVRYYVLHEIPYDNDGSITWDLLVERINSDLANILGNLVNRTIAMTNKYFDGVVTNPQVSEPVDEELKQIALAMPQKVQQYMDEFKASKALDEIFVLLRRTNKYIDDTMPWALAKDESKKDRLATVLYNLIEAIRFAAIALEPYMPSTSTKILNQINTDQRTFQDLTTFGLYKEGSKVTDKPQQLFARLDPKEVEKQVNALQPAKKEEKQDDNQITIDDFAKIELVVGTVEKCEKHPDADKLLVSQINIGKETRQIVSGIADFYTPEEMIGKKVIVVSNLKPAKLRGVESQGMILAGSKKKMLELVSVENLPNGTKIR, from the coding sequence ATGAAAGATCCAAAGGATTATTATTTAACAACAGCGATTACTTATACTTCAGGAAAACCACATATTGGTAATACTTATGAAATTATTTTAGCTGATGCTATTGCAAGAAGTAAAAGACAAGAAGGATACAATGTCTATTTTCAAACAGGTACAGATGAACATGGACAAAAAATTGAATTAAAAGCACAAGAAGCTGGTATTGCACCAAAACAATTTGTTGATGAAAAAGCAGCTATCGTCAAAAATATCTGGGATATGATGGATACAACATATGACCGTTTTATGCGTACAACAGATGAATACCATATTAAACAAGTTCAAAAAATCTTTAAGAAATTATATGATCAGGGAGATATTTATTTAGGACATTATGAAGGAAAATATTGTACAGCTTGTGAGTCATTCTTTACAGAATCACAATTAGTTGATGGAAAATGTCCTGATTGTGGTGGTGAAGTGCATGATGCAAAAGAAGAAGCCTATTTCTTTAAATTATCTAAATATGCTGATCGTTTAATTCAGCATATTGAAGAACATCCTGAATTTATTCAACCTGTATCAAGAAAAAATGAAATGATGAATAACTTCTTAAAACCAGGTTTACAAGATTTATGTGTATCACGTACAACATTTAAATGGTCTATTCCTGTTGATTTTGATCCAAAACATGTGGTTTATGTATGGATTGATGCTTTAACAAACTATATTACAGGATTAGGTTATGATGTTGATGGTAATCATGGTGAACTTTATAAAAAATACTGGCCTGCTGATTTACACTTAATCGGTAAAGATATTGTTAGATTCCATACGATTTATTGGCCAATTATGTTGATGGCTTTAGATATTCCTTTACCAAAACAAGTGTTTGGACATCCTTGGTTATTACAAGGGGAAAGCAAGATGTCTAAATCTAAAGGAAATGTTATTTATGCTGATGATTTAGTACGTATTTTTGGTGTAGATGCTGTAAGATATTATGTTTTACATGAAATTCCATACGATAATGATGGAAGTATTACATGGGATTTATTAGTAGAACGCATTAATTCAGATTTAGCAAACATTCTTGGAAACTTAGTCAATAGAACAATTGCGATGACAAATAAATACTTTGATGGTGTTGTGACAAATCCACAAGTCAGTGAACCTGTTGATGAAGAATTAAAACAAATCGCTCTAGCAATGCCTCAAAAAGTACAACAATATATGGATGAATTCAAAGCATCTAAAGCTTTAGATGAAATCTTTGTCTTATTAAGAAGAACAAACAAATATATTGATGATACAATGCCTTGGGCACTTGCAAAAGATGAAAGCAAGAAAGATCGTCTAGCAACAGTTTTATATAACTTAATTGAAGCGATTCGTTTTGCAGCCATTGCATTAGAACCATATATGCCTTCAACTTCAACAAAGATCTTAAATCAAATCAATACAGATCAAAGAACTTTCCAAGATTTAACAACTTTTGGTTTATATAAAGAAGGTTCAAAAGTGACTGATAAACCACAACAATTATTTGCTAGACTTGATCCAAAAGAAGTTGAAAAACAAGTCAATGCATTACAACCAGCAAAAAAAGAAGAAAAACAAGATGATAATCAAATTACAATTGATGATTTTGCGAAAATTGAATTGGTTGTTGGAACAGTTGAAAAATGTGAAAAACATCCTGATGCTGATAAATTGTTAGTTTCTCAAATTAATATTGGAAAAGAAACAAGACAAATTGTTAGTGGCATTGCAGATTTCTATACACCAGAAGAAATGATAGGTAAAAAAGTTATTGTTGTATCAAACTTAAAACCTGCAAAATTACGTGGTGTGGAATCTCAAGGTATGATTTTAGCGGGTTCTAAGAAAAAAATGTTAGAACTTGTGAGTGTTGAAAACTTACCTAATGGAACAAAGATTAGATAG
- a CDS encoding PD-(D/E)XK nuclease family transposase, whose amino-acid sequence MNQEYLNILEKLRPIDNEFMQVLFRSEKCVELLVKTIFGDDVSVVKFKTEDKRKNLGGRSIWMDIVATLSDGKIVNIEMERSIENATPLRARYHASILDSSKSYPKQKWHKLSEMYVIFICEKDVFNTKQLVNHVQRTMDNGDLFKDKLHIIYLNASIQDESPLGLLMHDLMCEDPDNMHYKVLRKRVSHFKKTKGGRKKMCKELKKLVEEENKKAEKRGEKRGKLKIIMKILLNKFKNEDLEWVKDCNKKQIEKIEDNIHLDMSYHQFYQLVHS is encoded by the coding sequence ATGAATCAAGAATATTTAAATATTTTAGAAAAGCTTAGACCTATTGACAATGAGTTCATGCAGGTTTTGTTTAGAAGCGAAAAATGTGTTGAGCTCTTGGTTAAAACTATCTTTGGTGATGATGTTTCAGTCGTAAAGTTTAAAACTGAAGATAAACGTAAGAATCTTGGAGGTAGATCTATATGGATGGATATTGTTGCTACACTTAGTGATGGAAAGATTGTCAACATTGAAATGGAGCGAAGCATAGAAAATGCTACGCCTCTAAGAGCGAGATATCATGCCAGTATACTTGATAGCAGTAAGTCCTATCCCAAGCAAAAATGGCATAAGCTATCTGAAATGTATGTTATCTTCATATGTGAAAAGGATGTATTTAATACTAAACAGCTTGTTAATCATGTTCAAAGAACTATGGATAATGGTGATTTGTTTAAGGATAAGTTACATATCATTTATTTAAATGCGAGTATACAGGATGAAAGTCCATTAGGGTTGTTGATGCATGATTTAATGTGTGAAGATCCGGACAATATGCATTATAAAGTCTTAAGAAAAAGAGTAAGTCATTTTAAAAAAACAAAAGGAGGAAGAAAGAAAATGTGTAAAGAACTAAAAAAACTTGTAGAAGAAGAAAACAAAAAAGCAGAAAAACGTGGAGAAAAACGAGGAAAACTAAAAATAATTATGAAAATTTTATTAAATAAGTTTAAAAATGAAGATCTTGAATGGGTTAAAGATTGTAATAAAAAACAGATAGAAAAAATAGAAGATAACATTCATTTAGATATGAGTTATCATCAATTTTATCAGTTGGTTCATTCATAA